The Kitasatospora setae KM-6054 genome contains a region encoding:
- the uraD gene encoding 2-oxo-4-hydroxy-4-carboxy-5-ureidoimidazoline decarboxylase, with protein MTQPPPALPAPPASGRSGASSAPSAPRVLADLSAADPAALREVLLEVCSSPAWADAVAASRPWPDREELLTANAKAMAGLTAADLHDAMAGHARIGTPKAGDAVSEREQAGVRGVDPSVLDELRAANAAYEAKFGHLFLICATGRTAAGMLAALRERYPNDAATEAEAVRGELRKINDIRINQLLDATQ; from the coding sequence GTGACCCAGCCACCCCCTGCCCTCCCCGCACCCCCCGCGTCCGGCCGGTCCGGCGCGTCCTCCGCGCCCTCCGCGCCCCGCGTCCTGGCCGACCTGTCGGCCGCTGACCCGGCCGCGCTGCGGGAGGTGCTGCTGGAGGTCTGCTCCAGCCCCGCCTGGGCCGACGCCGTCGCGGCGTCCCGCCCCTGGCCCGACCGCGAGGAGCTGCTCACCGCCAACGCGAAGGCGATGGCGGGGCTCACCGCGGCCGACCTGCACGACGCGATGGCCGGCCACGCCCGGATCGGCACCCCCAAGGCGGGGGACGCCGTCTCCGAGCGCGAGCAGGCCGGCGTCCGGGGCGTCGACCCGTCCGTCCTGGACGAGTTGCGCGCCGCCAACGCCGCCTACGAGGCCAAGTTCGGCCACCTGTTCCTGATCTGCGCGACCGGCCGCACCGCGGCCGGCATGCTCGCCGCGCTGCGCGAGCGGTACCCGAACGACGCCGCCACCGAGGCGGAGGCCGTCCGGGGCGAGCTGCGGAAGATCAACGACATTCGCATCAATCAACTGCTTGACGCAACGCAGTGA
- a CDS encoding helix-turn-helix domain-containing protein, with translation MSDALEHPLAAALEPLLAAVGATAIAPAEARTEDVVLEWDGAPAVAVRLPHLSSALDRLLAEMTRQFDGRPLAELDRAEKQRVVALLEERGAFTVRHGVETVASALGVSRFTVYNYLNRQEKP, from the coding sequence GTGAGCGACGCCCTGGAGCACCCGCTCGCCGCCGCCCTGGAGCCGCTGCTGGCCGCGGTCGGCGCGACCGCGATCGCACCCGCCGAGGCCCGCACGGAGGACGTCGTGCTGGAGTGGGACGGCGCGCCGGCCGTCGCGGTGCGACTGCCGCACCTGAGCAGCGCGCTGGACCGGCTGCTGGCCGAGATGACCCGGCAGTTCGACGGCCGGCCGCTGGCCGAGCTGGACCGCGCCGAGAAGCAGCGGGTGGTCGCCCTGCTGGAGGAGCGCGGCGCGTTCACCGTCCGCCACGGGGTGGAGACGGTCGCGTCGGCGCTCGGGGTCAGCCGGTTCACGGTGTACAACTACCTGAACCGGCAGGAGAAGCCCTGA